A region of Bacillota bacterium DNA encodes the following proteins:
- a CDS encoding recombinase family protein, producing MKNRYIPFGYRLSEGVIVPHDREAEMVRLIFRQYISGESYGRIAAMLEKAGQPYSEGSSRWNKNMVGRILQNRKYTGQDGYPKLVTEDEFRQSALLQQAKYTRKDIHTALEITALKRKVFCRECGSPYERILDNRTGEKWKCKNTGCRRTTKITDTLLTGQIISLLNLAVENPQRIEIPAIESRCHDLEITRLTNEINRELDKTDCDEEYARILIIARAAAQYESCPEGLLPQKAREIKAAFESRKLLTQFDAELFECAVDAVVVQPDGTVSLKLKNGQSLENRPERRAMPC from the coding sequence ATGAAAAACCGATACATCCCATTCGGATACCGGCTTTCTGAAGGAGTCATCGTACCTCATGACAGGGAAGCGGAAATGGTGCGGCTGATCTTCCGGCAATACATATCCGGCGAGTCCTACGGCCGGATCGCCGCCATGCTGGAAAAAGCGGGGCAGCCCTATAGCGAAGGCTCCTCCCGCTGGAACAAGAATATGGTGGGACGCATCCTGCAAAACCGGAAATATACCGGACAGGACGGATATCCCAAACTGGTCACGGAGGACGAGTTCAGACAGTCCGCCCTGCTCCAGCAGGCAAAATATACCCGCAAGGATATACATACGGCTCTGGAGATTACAGCCCTGAAAAGGAAAGTATTTTGCAGAGAATGCGGAAGCCCTTATGAAAGGATTCTGGACAACCGGACCGGGGAGAAATGGAAATGCAAAAATACCGGGTGCCGCCGCACGACAAAAATCACCGACACCCTGCTGACCGGGCAGATCATCTCCCTGCTGAACCTTGCCGTTGAAAATCCGCAGCGCATCGAAATCCCGGCCATTGAAAGCCGATGCCATGACCTCGAAATCACAAGGCTGACCAACGAGATCAACCGGGAACTGGACAAGACGGACTGCGACGAGGAATACGCCAGAATCCTGATCATAGCCCGCGCCGCCGCCCAATACGAGAGCTGCCCGGAAGGTCTCCTGCCGCAAAAGGCGCGGGAAATCAAAGCGGCCTTTGAAAGCCGTAAACTCCTGACACAGTTTGATGCGGAGCTGTTCGAATGCGCCGTGGACGCGGTCGTCGTCCAGCCGGACGGAACGGTCTCCCTGAAGTTAAAAAACGGACAGAGCCTTGAAAACAGGCCGGAAAGGAGAGCAATGCCATGCTGA
- a CDS encoding recombinase family protein, which produces MLMAQSDLQPQEKQIIIIPANPLVAQNRTFPRQLRAAAYCRVSTDQEEQLTSYEAQVAYYTDKIMSNPEWTLAGIFADEGITGTSVKKRTNFLRMIRLCRKGKIDIILTKSISRFARNTVDCLNYIRELKELGIAVIFENENINTMKADTEIIITMLAGFAQAQSESISQNVRWGKRQSFKSGKVSFQYSRIYGYERGENDKPRVVPEQAAVVRRIFQSYLAGSSVPDIKRMLEAEGIAAAGGKPQWSVGALQYMLRNEKYCGDALLQKTFVENCISKKTRKNNGELPKYLVQNHHEAIIDRTLFEKVQAEIARRAGKRKVSDKTSKTGQSKYSGRYALTELLICGNCGTPYKRVTWSKRGKKKIVWRCISRLDYGTKYCKSSPTVDEERLQAAVLKAINAMMSNRERLIGILKTNLKITLSEKSSGATNPYAIENRIRELQDSMMELVAVAAKAGNAESYEDKFREISEEIKSLQKTLEQYQAEQNGPDELARQMDDICKALEDAPFEITEYSNNIVRQFIDTIKVVNEDKLLFIFKGGITMEQPLTI; this is translated from the coding sequence ATGCTGATGGCACAAAGCGATTTACAACCGCAAGAAAAGCAAATTATCATCATCCCCGCCAATCCCCTCGTAGCCCAAAACAGGACATTCCCCCGGCAGCTTCGCGCCGCCGCATACTGCAGGGTCTCCACCGACCAGGAGGAACAGCTCACCAGCTACGAGGCGCAGGTGGCTTACTATACCGACAAGATCATGAGCAACCCAGAATGGACGCTGGCAGGCATATTCGCAGACGAAGGCATCACGGGGACATCGGTAAAAAAGCGCACCAACTTTCTGAGAATGATCCGTCTGTGCAGGAAGGGCAAGATTGATATCATACTGACCAAGTCTATCAGCCGGTTTGCGAGAAACACGGTAGACTGCCTGAACTACATCCGGGAACTCAAGGAGCTGGGGATAGCGGTCATTTTTGAAAACGAAAACATCAACACCATGAAAGCGGACACCGAAATTATTATCACCATGCTGGCAGGCTTCGCCCAGGCGCAGAGCGAGTCCATCAGCCAGAACGTCCGCTGGGGCAAGCGCCAGAGCTTCAAAAGCGGAAAGGTATCCTTCCAGTATTCAAGAATCTACGGATACGAAAGGGGCGAGAATGATAAGCCCAGGGTGGTCCCCGAACAGGCGGCTGTAGTGCGGCGGATATTTCAAAGCTATCTTGCCGGAAGCAGCGTGCCTGATATCAAGCGGATGCTGGAAGCGGAAGGCATCGCCGCGGCGGGAGGAAAGCCCCAATGGTCCGTCGGCGCCCTGCAGTACATGCTCCGGAACGAGAAATACTGCGGCGACGCCCTCCTGCAAAAGACCTTCGTGGAAAACTGCATCAGCAAGAAAACGAGGAAAAATAACGGCGAGCTACCCAAATACCTGGTTCAAAACCACCATGAGGCGATCATCGACCGTACGCTTTTTGAGAAAGTGCAAGCGGAAATCGCCCGCCGTGCCGGAAAGCGGAAGGTATCCGACAAGACCAGCAAAACCGGACAGTCCAAATACAGCGGAAGGTACGCCCTGACCGAGCTTCTTATCTGCGGCAACTGCGGTACTCCCTACAAGCGGGTGACCTGGTCAAAGCGGGGCAAGAAAAAGATCGTGTGGCGGTGCATCAGCCGGTTGGACTACGGCACGAAATACTGCAAAAGCTCCCCCACCGTCGATGAAGAAAGGCTTCAGGCAGCGGTGCTGAAAGCCATCAACGCCATGATGAGCAATCGGGAACGGCTCATCGGTATCCTTAAAACCAATCTGAAAATCACGCTTTCTGAAAAAAGCAGCGGCGCGACCAATCCATACGCAATCGAAAACCGCATCCGCGAGCTGCAGGACAGCATGATGGAGTTGGTGGCGGTCGCGGCAAAGGCGGGAAACGCCGAAAGCTACGAGGACAAGTTCAGAGAAATTTCGGAGGAAATCAAATCCCTGCAGAAAACACTGGAGCAATACCAGGCGGAGCAAAACGGTCCGGATGAACTCGCCAGGCAGATGGATGACATCTGCAAGGCGCTGGAAGACGCCCCCTTTGAAATAACGGAATACAGCAACAACATTGTGCGGCAGTTTATCGACACCATCAAGGTGGTGAATGAAGATAAGCTGCTCTTTATTTTCAAAGGCGGCATTACGATGGAACAACCGCTCACAATATAG
- a CDS encoding MFS transporter, translating into MIQSKSTLYKNNFWLLALEGTFVMAAISFFSSSTIIPVFINTMTNSKQLVGLTITLGSFFMYLGRLLIGPFIPHIKNHAKFSTTLMFMTRPILLLPALFIFIGLTKASVIALIAAYAIFWLCDGAVVPPWSEVLANTVDEQRQGRLLGWQMLLGGLAGIGNGALINILLANPQFDIKLAFGWIFLIGGIFSVLSCVTMAFVKNAPHPHKTGKIDIIGYYKGLPKCLKSEKDYARMMGIQFMFLTAAMCTPFTILFASDQLKMPQNMIALLILAQTLGAPIGGWMWGQICDRIGAHNGIKLAGANILLIAFLSLLAFVLEALNPMIIMLPVLFLAGISSGVWSCYYIYTVQVVSPESRPSCLVLSCVITLPASFASYVAGYILEMFGFAVLFFISIILTLVGMTLAWRLRPSKTVVAEKNALEI; encoded by the coding sequence ATGATACAATCGAAGTCAACATTATATAAAAACAACTTCTGGCTGCTTGCTTTGGAAGGCACTTTTGTTATGGCAGCAATAAGCTTCTTTAGCTCAAGCACAATCATACCAGTATTTATTAATACCATGACTAACAGTAAGCAGCTTGTTGGACTTACCATTACATTAGGCTCGTTTTTTATGTATCTGGGTCGTCTGCTTATAGGACCATTTATACCACACATAAAGAACCATGCAAAGTTTTCTACAACCCTAATGTTTATGACTCGTCCTATACTATTGCTGCCCGCACTTTTTATTTTCATTGGGCTAACTAAGGCATCTGTTATCGCATTGATAGCAGCATATGCGATTTTCTGGCTTTGTGATGGCGCAGTAGTCCCCCCTTGGTCTGAGGTGCTTGCCAATACTGTGGATGAGCAAAGGCAAGGGAGGCTCCTGGGCTGGCAGATGTTATTAGGAGGTCTAGCGGGCATAGGAAACGGTGCTCTCATAAATATACTCCTTGCAAATCCTCAGTTTGATATAAAACTTGCGTTCGGTTGGATTTTTCTAATCGGAGGGATATTTTCCGTCCTTTCCTGTGTAACGATGGCTTTTGTAAAAAACGCACCTCATCCTCACAAAACTGGTAAGATTGATATAATTGGTTATTATAAAGGGCTGCCTAAATGCTTAAAAAGTGAAAAGGATTACGCACGCATGATGGGGATACAATTCATGTTTCTAACAGCTGCTATGTGCACTCCGTTCACAATACTATTTGCCAGTGATCAACTTAAAATGCCACAGAACATGATCGCATTGCTCATTCTCGCTCAGACCTTAGGTGCACCGATTGGAGGTTGGATGTGGGGCCAGATATGCGACCGTATAGGGGCGCACAACGGCATCAAACTGGCAGGTGCAAATATACTGCTGATAGCTTTTCTATCCCTGCTTGCTTTTGTTTTAGAAGCTCTAAATCCAATGATTATTATGCTCCCGGTTTTGTTTTTAGCCGGTATAAGTAGTGGTGTATGGTCATGTTATTATATATACACAGTACAGGTAGTCAGTCCTGAATCACGTCCCTCCTGCCTGGTATTATCATGTGTTATTACGCTTCCAGCCTCATTTGCCAGCTACGTTGCCGGTTACATATTAGAAATGTTTGGCTTTGCTGTGCTATTCTTCATATCTATCATATTGACGCTTGTCGGTATGACTCTTGCATGGAGGCTGAGGCCAAGCAAGACGGTGGTGGCTGAAAAAAATGCTCTCGAAATATAA
- a CDS encoding type II toxin-antitoxin system HicB family antitoxin, with protein sequence MLSVYPACFYKEKSGGYSVIFPDLGHLATDGETLEQAMEMAIDCLAGYLYTAKKEGEEVPAPSELNNIDPAAEYDDYVEAFVSLVSVDVDEYARTHFERSVKKTVTIPSWLNDRAVQQGINFSQVLREGLIERLHTYR encoded by the coding sequence ATGTTATCCGTTTATCCAGCCTGCTTCTACAAAGAGAAGTCCGGTGGCTACTCGGTCATATTTCCCGATCTTGGACACTTGGCAACCGACGGGGAAACGTTAGAACAGGCGATGGAAATGGCTATCGACTGCTTGGCTGGGTACCTCTATACGGCGAAGAAGGAAGGCGAAGAAGTCCCTGCTCCTTCTGAGCTTAACAATATAGATCCGGCAGCCGAATATGATGATTATGTTGAGGCTTTTGTAAGCCTTGTCTCGGTCGATGTCGATGAATATGCACGGACACATTTCGAACGATCAGTCAAAAAGACGGTGACGATACCGAGTTGGCTCAATGACCGTGCGGTTCAGCAAGGTATCAACTTTTCTCAGGTACTCAGAGAAGGCCTGATCGAACGACTACACACTTACCGGTAA
- a CDS encoding type II toxin-antitoxin system HicA family toxin: MTFRELEKIVTADGWVRKSSVGSHIHYKHPTKPGKVTIPNHRGDIKPAVVNSVLKQAGLK; the protein is encoded by the coding sequence ATGACATTTCGAGAATTGGAGAAAATAGTAACAGCCGACGGCTGGGTGCGAAAGTCGAGTGTCGGATCTCACATTCATTACAAGCATCCAACAAAGCCCGGTAAGGTTACTATACCTAACCATCGCGGCGATATAAAACCGGCGGTTGTTAACTCTGTTCTCAAGCAGGCAGGGTTGAAGTAA
- a CDS encoding nucleotidyltransferase domain-containing protein, translated as MDKEMIVAKIKDYFNSTKNISAVYLFGSVAKNKNRKDSDIDIAVLFSEGMDMVERFDEKLRIASELESIFHTKVDVIDLESADLFFVHKIMEEKILIVDMEVNRRVKFEVAQRRNFFDRQYFYKLYHECAMKRLEEME; from the coding sequence ATGGATAAAGAAATGATTGTAGCGAAAATAAAAGATTACTTTAATAGTACGAAAAACATTAGTGCTGTGTATTTATTTGGTTCAGTTGCAAAAAACAAGAACAGAAAAGATAGCGACATTGACATTGCGGTATTATTCTCCGAAGGTATGGATATGGTTGAAAGATTTGATGAAAAATTGAGGATTGCTTCCGAACTTGAAAGTATATTTCATACAAAAGTAGATGTAATAGACTTGGAAAGCGCTGACCTGTTTTTTGTTCATAAAATTATGGAGGAGAAAATATTGATTGTTGACATGGAAGTAAATAGAAGAGTTAAGTTTGAAGTTGCACAGCGAAGGAATTTTTTCGATAGACAATACTTTTATAAGCTCTACCATGAATGTGCCATGAAGAGATTGGAGGAAATGGAGTAA
- a CDS encoding DUF86 domain-containing protein, translating into MVDVNVVQRRLVALEEYINDLLEVKNEINWDVFSTDKVIRRYVERTLHMAVEACLDITNHIISYEGYREPRDNKDSFEILKEQGMISEELSVQLKKMAQFRNVIVHDYLRIQPEIVYAILKKNVPDLIRFAKSIKSRFID; encoded by the coding sequence ATGGTGGATGTAAACGTAGTTCAGCGACGTTTGGTAGCATTGGAAGAGTACATAAATGATTTATTGGAAGTGAAAAATGAAATAAATTGGGATGTTTTTTCAACCGATAAAGTAATTAGAAGATATGTAGAACGTACGTTACATATGGCAGTGGAGGCCTGTTTAGATATAACAAATCATATAATTTCATATGAAGGTTATAGAGAACCCAGAGATAATAAAGATAGTTTTGAAATTTTAAAAGAACAGGGCATGATTTCAGAAGAATTAAGTGTACAGTTAAAAAAGATGGCTCAATTTAGAAATGTCATTGTACATGATTACCTTAGAATCCAGCCTGAAATTGTATATGCTATATTAAAAAAGAATGTTCCGGATCTCATAAGATTTGCAAAAAGTATAAAGAGCAGATTTATTGATTAA
- a CDS encoding SH3 domain-containing protein, whose amino-acid sequence MYKLSKTNKFTKVKMPLSVFTVVLLFILYSPIIYADTLKEGIVNVEYLNVRQNPSTSATIVGQLLKDTEVKINDNSGDWYNITFNNLTGWVYGDYVTVKEASTSSSGESPKPTGSTGEEDKKTGVVTATVLNVREGAGTSTKVIAQLNNGMEVKILEEDNTKDAFCWYKVNYGNINGWVSGEYISFKNEPIDEGVVNVSVANVRSGPSLTSGVVTQLKSGSKVNIYSWYGEWYKIKLEDGSFAWIFGELVTTRKSLLPRSSLASRGGATGGESSSSLGQQIVNYAKKFLGVRYVWGGTSPNGFDCSGLVQYVFRQFGISLNRVAADQAKQGTKVTRAQLKPGDLVFFNTDSDSVIDHVGIYIGNNQFIHASNGRGKVLIDPLNSGYYNGRLVTARRIVN is encoded by the coding sequence ATGTACAAATTAAGCAAGACCAACAAATTTACCAAAGTAAAAATGCCTTTAAGTGTTTTTACAGTCGTTCTACTTTTTATCCTTTATTCTCCCATTATATATGCAGATACCCTGAAAGAAGGAATAGTTAATGTCGAGTACCTTAATGTAAGGCAAAATCCCAGTACATCAGCCACAATTGTAGGTCAGCTTTTAAAAGATACTGAAGTGAAAATCAATGATAATTCTGGTGACTGGTATAATATTACATTTAACAATCTGACAGGGTGGGTATATGGAGATTACGTTACGGTAAAAGAAGCCTCAACGTCATCTTCCGGTGAATCTCCAAAACCTACAGGTTCTACTGGGGAAGAAGATAAGAAAACCGGGGTGGTAACGGCTACTGTCCTTAATGTAAGGGAAGGAGCCGGGACTTCTACAAAGGTAATAGCTCAACTGAACAATGGTATGGAAGTCAAAATCCTAGAAGAAGATAATACCAAAGACGCATTCTGCTGGTATAAGGTAAATTATGGAAACATAAATGGTTGGGTGTCTGGTGAGTACATATCATTTAAAAATGAGCCTATTGATGAAGGGGTCGTCAATGTCAGTGTTGCCAATGTCAGGAGCGGCCCAAGTTTAACCTCCGGTGTTGTTACCCAGCTAAAGAGCGGCAGTAAGGTCAATATTTATTCTTGGTATGGCGAGTGGTATAAGATAAAATTAGAAGATGGAAGTTTTGCCTGGATATTTGGAGAACTGGTAACTACAAGAAAGTCCTTGTTACCGAGAAGCAGTCTTGCCTCCAGAGGTGGAGCAACCGGTGGAGAGAGTTCCAGTTCCCTGGGACAGCAGATTGTAAATTATGCAAAGAAATTCCTCGGTGTTAGGTATGTATGGGGAGGGACAAGCCCTAACGGTTTTGATTGTTCTGGCCTTGTACAGTACGTCTTCAGGCAGTTTGGAATAAGTTTGAATCGTGTTGCTGCAGATCAGGCAAAACAGGGCACTAAAGTTACCAGAGCACAGTTGAAACCTGGGGATTTGGTTTTCTTTAATACTGATTCCGACAGTGTTATTGATCATGTGGGCATATATATAGGCAACAACCAATTCATTCACGCATCTAACGGAAGGGGCAAGGTATTGATAGACCCGCTCAATTCCGGCTATTATAATGGGAGACTTGTGACAGCAAGAAGGATAGTAAATTAG
- a CDS encoding DNA internalization-related competence protein ComEC/Rec2, which yields MKRYLVLFSIALIIGILSADLTQSLKFIIITLSILCILISVLIYKDRALLFPLTGIFVFFAIGAFEYLYMDNVITRKFINFNEQQVIVQGVICSKPEYKDANTEYKDGRIRCEMVTYQVSFLNKENAGASLNKGNADTSQTKNKERISKGKILLTIYGQDLLLEYGSEIEVTGVLTIPNKRRNPGSLDYRRYLAGSGISATIYTKSSNVKTGNTRDEGILLRTGHIVRERIIKVINLSLPERQAPLLNAMLTGYRGEVPDELQENFSDSGLIHIMAVSGLHVGFIMLPFVFVFNKLGLKKKIANPIVILVLLIYVLITGPQSSVLRAVIMAVTVLIGQMIWREPDTLTSISFASILILLWRPHMLFNVGFQLSFAATVSIVLFNKNIKEFLKSKYISDNVSSILATTLSAQAGILPITAVYFNKVSLISAFSNLLVAPITGIIIMLGMAMAGLGQIYILFSRIIGYINTVLLTFVIFVSKTAGNLPFAMLKVVTPSILLITVYYILIWFLFWFKPKYKVKIKPEYYIIALMFIIAFTLIANLLPGEMEVVFLDVGEGDSAFIRTPSGKAVLIDGGGKKGDNFEDGTNVGNKVVIPFLLEFGVTKLDMVVVTHAHEDHINGIMPVLEEIKVENVIIPDYIIDDEFDKLLDICSQRKIKVTYVSKDNSINLGKDTYIKILNPPKDTKKGELSLNNSSVVLKLYYKDMEILFSGDIEKEVENRIIESMPDDIKADVLKVPHHGSLTSSTQEFLELVGPKAAVISVGKNNYGHPSSDVLDRLAGVGAKIFRTDLNGAVILRSNGKIIRIKVMCKDES from the coding sequence ATGAAAAGATATTTGGTTTTGTTTTCCATAGCTCTTATTATTGGAATTTTATCTGCAGATCTTACCCAATCTCTTAAATTTATCATTATTACTCTGAGCATTCTTTGTATATTAATAAGCGTTTTAATTTATAAGGACAGGGCGCTTCTTTTTCCTTTAACGGGAATATTCGTTTTCTTTGCAATCGGTGCTTTTGAATACCTTTATATGGACAATGTAATTACACGAAAGTTTATAAATTTTAACGAGCAACAGGTTATTGTTCAAGGTGTAATATGTTCAAAACCCGAATATAAAGATGCGAATACCGAATATAAGGATGGGAGGATACGCTGTGAAATGGTTACCTACCAGGTTTCCTTCCTAAATAAAGAAAATGCCGGTGCTTCGCTAAATAAAGGAAATGCCGATACTTCTCAAACTAAAAATAAAGAAAGAATATCTAAGGGAAAAATCCTCTTAACAATATACGGGCAGGACCTATTATTAGAGTACGGCAGCGAAATAGAAGTAACAGGGGTCCTTACCATTCCTAACAAAAGAAGAAATCCCGGGAGTTTAGACTACAGAAGGTATCTGGCAGGTTCCGGAATATCTGCAACAATATATACCAAAAGCAGCAATGTTAAAACCGGTAATACAAGGGATGAAGGCATTTTATTAAGAACAGGCCATATAGTGAGGGAGAGAATTATAAAAGTTATAAACTTAAGCTTGCCCGAAAGACAAGCTCCCCTCCTGAACGCAATGTTGACCGGTTACCGTGGAGAGGTTCCTGATGAACTGCAAGAGAATTTCAGCGACTCAGGTTTAATCCATATTATGGCTGTGTCGGGACTCCACGTCGGATTTATTATGCTTCCCTTTGTGTTTGTTTTCAATAAACTTGGCTTAAAAAAGAAGATTGCCAACCCAATCGTTATACTGGTTCTTTTAATATATGTACTGATAACCGGTCCTCAATCCTCGGTGCTCCGTGCGGTAATAATGGCCGTAACTGTACTTATTGGCCAGATGATATGGAGGGAGCCTGATACACTAACAAGTATTTCTTTTGCTTCCATTTTGATTTTGCTGTGGAGACCTCATATGCTTTTTAATGTCGGTTTCCAATTATCTTTTGCGGCTACTGTATCAATTGTTCTATTCAATAAAAACATAAAAGAATTTCTGAAGTCTAAGTATATTTCTGACAATGTTTCAAGTATCCTGGCAACAACCCTGTCAGCCCAGGCAGGTATTTTACCCATAACAGCGGTGTATTTCAACAAAGTGTCTCTCATTTCTGCCTTTTCCAATCTTTTAGTTGCGCCTATTACAGGGATTATAATCATGCTGGGGATGGCAATGGCTGGATTGGGCCAAATATACATCCTCTTTTCCCGGATAATAGGGTATATTAACACAGTTTTGCTTACATTTGTAATTTTTGTTTCAAAAACTGCAGGAAATCTACCTTTTGCTATGTTAAAAGTTGTTACCCCTTCAATTCTTCTTATAACGGTATATTATATCTTAATATGGTTCTTATTCTGGTTTAAACCCAAGTATAAGGTTAAAATAAAGCCGGAATACTACATCATTGCATTAATGTTCATTATTGCCTTTACTCTAATAGCAAACTTGCTTCCAGGAGAAATGGAGGTTGTTTTTTTGGACGTAGGTGAAGGTGATTCTGCATTCATAAGGACCCCTTCGGGAAAAGCTGTTTTAATAGATGGAGGGGGTAAAAAAGGAGACAATTTCGAAGATGGAACTAATGTGGGTAATAAAGTGGTAATACCCTTTTTACTTGAATTTGGAGTAACAAAACTTGATATGGTAGTGGTGACTCATGCCCATGAAGACCATATTAATGGTATTATGCCGGTACTGGAGGAAATAAAAGTTGAAAATGTGATCATTCCGGATTATATTATCGATGATGAGTTTGATAAATTATTGGATATTTGTAGCCAAAGGAAAATAAAAGTCACCTATGTCAGCAAAGATAATTCCATAAATCTTGGTAAAGATACATATATAAAAATACTCAACCCCCCTAAAGACACAAAAAAAGGAGAACTGTCTTTAAATAATAGCTCTGTTGTGTTAAAATTATATTATAAAGATATGGAAATTCTTTTTTCCGGGGACATTGAGAAAGAAGTGGAAAATAGAATTATAGAGAGCATGCCCGATGATATCAAAGCTGATGTTTTAAAAGTGCCTCACCATGGATCTCTTACTTCTTCAACACAGGAATTTCTTGAGCTTGTGGGACCGAAAGCTGCAGTAATCAGCGTGGGGAAAAACAATTACGGCCATCCTTCAAGTGATGTTTTAGACAGGTTGGCCGGAGTTGGGGCAAAAATTTTCCGGACCGATTTGAATGGAGCGGTAATCTTGAGGTCAAACGGAAAAATCATAAGGATAAAGGTGATGTGTAAAGATGAGTCTTGA
- the holA gene encoding DNA polymerase III subunit delta, protein MSLDVLKTQIKNKDIKSLYLFYGPEEYLKKYYMGSIEEIILEKSTRALNKIVMEDKVEVSKIIDNCDTYPVFSQKKVVVVKNSGLFKGSEGSKEDTGKLIDYMKNIPPFTCLIFYETEVDKRLRIYNAIKKEGLIVEFPYQKSYDLAKWVVKVAKANKKEISMETASILVEKSGQEMTEILNEINKLIVYTGEKKVIESEDVREVCNTSIKSKIFDLTDAIVEKDIAKSLKYLDDMITLREPVPIIIYMIARQFRQILEAKILAGSGAGLKEIASKLKVSPYIAGKIQKHAEQFSFQWLNRSIQDIFECDVAIKTGKMKDKTAVELLIAKLVG, encoded by the coding sequence ATGAGTCTTGATGTTTTAAAAACACAAATAAAAAATAAGGATATCAAATCCCTATACTTGTTCTATGGGCCTGAGGAATACCTTAAAAAATACTACATGGGAAGTATAGAGGAAATAATATTAGAAAAAAGCACCAGGGCTTTAAATAAAATTGTGATGGAAGATAAGGTAGAAGTTTCTAAAATTATAGATAATTGTGATACCTATCCCGTTTTTTCTCAAAAAAAGGTGGTTGTAGTTAAAAACTCCGGCCTGTTTAAAGGAAGCGAAGGAAGTAAAGAAGATACCGGGAAACTTATAGATTACATGAAAAACATACCTCCATTTACGTGCCTTATTTTTTATGAAACAGAGGTGGACAAGCGTCTTCGCATTTATAATGCGATTAAAAAAGAAGGCCTAATAGTTGAGTTTCCTTACCAAAAGTCATATGACTTGGCCAAATGGGTGGTAAAGGTAGCAAAAGCAAATAAAAAAGAAATAAGTATGGAAACTGCTTCAATCCTGGTTGAGAAAAGCGGGCAGGAAATGACGGAAATACTGAATGAAATAAATAAACTAATTGTCTATACCGGAGAAAAAAAAGTTATTGAAAGTGAAGATGTAAGGGAAGTGTGTAATACTTCCATAAAAAGCAAAATATTCGATTTGACAGACGCAATTGTGGAAAAGGACATAGCCAAGTCATTGAAGTATCTTGACGACATGATTACTTTGAGGGAGCCGGTGCCTATAATTATATATATGATTGCAAGGCAGTTTAGGCAAATACTGGAGGCAAAAATCCTTGCCGGAAGTGGAGCAGGTTTGAAAGAAATCGCATCAAAGTTGAAAGTTTCGCCATATATTGCAGGCAAGATACAAAAACATGCAGAACAATTTTCTTTTCAGTGGCTTAACAGGAGCATCCAAGATATCTTTGAATGTGATGTTGCAATTAAAACAGGGAAAATGAAAGATAAAACGGCGGTAGAACTGTTAATTGCGAAACTGGTAGGATAG
- the rpsT gene encoding 30S ribosomal protein S20: MPNTKKAIKRVRIAEKKRLINAMRKSALRTAVKKCKIAIQNNDPKAAEFLKNAIKALDKAAAKNVIHKNTAARNKSKLTKAFNTANITVNTTVNK, translated from the coding sequence TTGCCTAATACCAAGAAAGCAATAAAGAGAGTACGAATTGCGGAGAAGAAAAGATTAATAAATGCCATGAGAAAGTCCGCATTAAGGACAGCAGTTAAAAAATGCAAGATAGCAATTCAAAATAACGACCCTAAGGCTGCAGAGTTTCTTAAAAATGCAATAAAAGCATTAGATAAAGCAGCGGCTAAAAATGTAATACACAAGAACACTGCCGCAAGAAATAAATCCAAGCTCACAAAAGCTTTTAATACAGCCAACATCACAGTTAATACTACAGTAAATAAATAA